In Apium graveolens cultivar Ventura chromosome 10, ASM990537v1, whole genome shotgun sequence, the following are encoded in one genomic region:
- the LOC141693526 gene encoding putative glutathione peroxidase 4 — translation MGASSSVPEKSVHEFTVKDCKNQDVDLSIYKGKVLLIVNVASKCGFTNTNYKELTELYNRYHKGKEFEILAFPCNQFLYQEPGSSEDAHQFACERFKAEYPVFQKVRVNGATAAPIYKFLKSNSKSTFWGNSIKWNFTKFLVNKNGEVIQRYGPTTSPLAIEADIMRALGE, via the exons ATGGGTGCTTCTTCTTCTGTTCCTGAAAAATCTGTTCATGAATTCACTGTTAAG GATTGCAAGAATCAAGATGTGGACCTTAGTATTTACAAAGGCAAAGTGTTGCTTATTGTCAATGTTGCTTCTAAATG TGGGTTCACCAATACAAATTATAAAGAGTTGACTGAGCTTTACAACAGATACCATAAGGGTAAAG AATTCGAGATCTTGGCTTTCCCGTGTAATCAATTCTTGTACCAAGAACCGGGATCGAGTGAGGACGCACATCAGTTTGCTTGCGAAAGATTTAAGGCAGAGTACCCCGTCTTTCAAAAG GTGCGTGTCAATGGGGCAACTGCAGCACCCATCTACAAATTTCTCAAATCCAATAGTAAAAGTACATTTTGGGGGAATAGCATTAAGTGGAATTTTACCAAGTTCCTTGTGAATAAAAATGGAGAAGTTATCCAACGATATGGTCCAACCACCTCACCTTTAGCCATTGAG GCAGACATCATGAGAGCATTGGGTGAATAA